The nucleotide sequence TACCACCATTGGAATGTTTCCAAGTGGAGTATATGCTAATGAAGCAATTGATTCTGACGGTGATGGAGTTCCAAATAACCTCGATTACTGTCCTCATCTTCTAGAAGACTATGATCCACAATATGGAAATAACATTGATGGTTGTCCAGCAGACTTTGTACCATGGTATGATGCTGATTATGATGGCATTCAAGACCACATTGATAATTGTCCAACTGTAAAAGAGACATACAACAGATTCCAAGATGAAGATGG is from Nitrosopumilus sp. and encodes:
- a CDS encoding thrombospondin type 3 repeat-containing protein, which encodes MKKQYLLGFLILLTTTIGMFPSGVYANEAIDSDGDGVPNNLDYCPHLLEDYDPQYGNNIDGCPADFVPWYDADYDGIQDHIDNCPTVKETYNRFQDEDG